TTGCGGTAGTCGGCCGGCAACTCGGCGAGGTATTCTCCGGCGCTCTCGGCCAGCCCGACGGCCCCCTCCCAGTTGCGTTCACGGGCGTGGACGACCGCCGCCGTAAACTGGATCAATCCGTGGAGCAGTCGCTCGTCGTTAGTGCCGGCCTCGAGATCCAGCCAGTGGTCCTCCCAGGCGTCGTGGGCGGCGTGGTAGTACCCCGCGTTGTAGATCGCGGCACCCGCCCGGAGCTGGTCGCGCATACCCGTCGTAGGAACTCGAGACCCGAGATACTGTCGCCGGCAAAAACCCGACCGCGGTGGGTGCCGGATACGACCGCCTCCGGCAGGGCGGGCAGACAACTGTGAACAGGGGACACTGATCGACTCGGTACGGTGATCAGGTGACGGGACGAGCAGTGAGTCCCCGACCGATTATGTGCCGCCACCGGTCATGGCGGTACTTGCAACGAGACCGCAGCGGTACATTATTATGGAGCGGCTTCACCGTCCGTTGTCGTGATACAACGACCATAAGGGACCGTTAACTGACTTCTACGGCCCCGTTTCGGGATCTCGAAACCCTCGCTACGCATCCGTTCGTTCGAGGAATATCCGATTCCTCGCTACTCCCACTGAAACCGCCCGTTCCGCTGGACGACCTCGCCGTCGATCTCGAGGCGCGAGTCCTCGCTCATATCGGTGATCAGATCGACGTGGACCGCGGAGTCGTTGCCCGACTCGCCCTCGGGGAGGTTCGCGTCGTAGGCCCGACCGAGCGCGAGGTGGATCGTATCGCCCATCTTCTCGTCGAGGAGGATGTTGTCCGTGTAGCGGTCGATACCGCGGTTCATCCCGATTCCGAGTTCGCCCAGTCGGCGCGCGCTGTCGTCGGTCTCAAGGATCTCGCCGATCACGTTCGCGCCCTGTTCGGCGTCGTAGTCGACGACCGCGCCGTCCTCGAACGCGAGGCGGACGCCCCGAACCGACTCGCCGCGCAGCGTCATCGGGACGTCGAAAGTCACCTCGCCCTCGGTGGCGTAGGGTGCGGTGAACACCTCGCCGCTAGGAAGGTTATGCGAATCATATGCGACCGAGGCGGCGCTGTTGACCGCCGTTCGGTCGTCGATTTGCATGGTGAGATCGGTTCCACTCGAGACGAGTCGAACCTCGTCACCCGCGTCGAGCAGGTCCTTCATCCGGGCCATCTCCTCGGCCAGCGATTCCCAGTCCCGGAGGATCGCGTCGTAGGCGAACTCCTGGTACTCCTCGTAGGCCATGTTGGCCTGCTGGGCCAGCGACCGCGTCGGATGCACCGTCGACACCCAGCGGGTTCCGAGTCGCGTCTCCCGAATGTCGGTTCTGGCGTTGTTGTACGCCCGGCGGCGCTCGCCCGGCACGTCGGCGGTCGCGCTCGTGTTCCGGCCGCCGCCGAGCGAGAGGTAGACGTCGGCATGTTCGACGAGCGCGAGTTCGTGGGCGGGGTTCTCGTCGAACTCGCCCTCGTGGGCGCGGAGGTACGCGCGAGTGATCTCGCCGGAGCTGTAGGTCGAAAGCAGGTTCGCGCCTCGCTCGCCCAGTTTCTCGGCGACCGCGACCGCGAGCTCGTGGGCGTCGGGACCGACCGAGAGCACGACGTCGTCGCCGGCCTCGACGCGGGCGCTCCAGTCGACCAGTACGTCGGCGTGTTCGCGTACGCGTTCGTCCATATCGATCACTCGAGAGCGGCCCACTAAACGCTCCTCGTTCGCAGTGCGACTACGCGACGGTTGTCTCGTCGGCCGCGTCCTCCTCTCGGGAGCGCACAAAGGAGACGACCGCGTAGACGATCGGCGTGTCGAGGACGGCGATGGCGAGTTTCAGCAGGTACTGCCCGACCATCAGCGCGAGCAGCGCCTCGACCGGCAAGACGGCGCCGACGCCGAGCACAGCGGGCGCGACCGCGAAGCGACGGTGACAAAGATGACGGTGTCGATGGCCTGGCTGCTCGCCGTCGAAGCGATGTTTCGCAGCCAGAGCTTCTCCCGGCCGGTGTAGTCCCGAATTCGGTGGAAGACAATCACGTCCCAGTTCTGGCTAACGACGTACGCCAGCAGGCTCCCGAGGACGATGTTCGTCGAAGCGCCCAGCACGTCCGCGAACGTCCCGGGATCGATACTCGAGCCGGCCGCGGGGGCCGCGATCGTTGACCAGACGAGCGCGAGGACGACGAAGTTCATCGCGAAGCCGACGTTGACGACCACCTGCGTCGCCCGGCGACCGTACAGTTCGGCATAACAATCGCTCGCCAAGAATGTCAGCGCGTAGGCGACGGCCGCCCCGGGTAAGGCGAGTTCGGCGCCGGCGATCGGCAGCGACACCGGCAGCGAGAACGCGAGCACCTTCGACGCCGTCAGCTGTGCCGTCACCAGTGCCGTCACGAACAGGCCGATCAGCGTCACCTGCGCGACTGTCGGACCCGACGGCCCTCGAGATTGCGATTGAGAGTGAGACATGCACTGCGCGTATCCAGCGAATCCACCTAAACGATTCGAGACCGCCTCGGAGCGACCGTTGAGACGGCTGATCGGCGCTGCAGCAATATCGATGGACGCGCTCGAGACACTCTCATTAGGCGGATGATATCATGATCTGCCGGTAGCGTCCCGGTATCCTCCTTCCCGGGGCGATAAGCGGATAGTGGTCAGATTGCGGAGTTATTTTAAACGCCAGAATAATGGCTGAGGTTGCCGTTTTCGGCCGATTCAATTCTCTGATTGTCCTGTTTTCGAGAGGACGAGTATAACACAACTGTTATACGTGTCGCTCTACTCTCTTTGGTTGCAATGGCGAAAGGAAACGTTGATTTCTTCAACGACACAGGCGGCTACGGTTTCATCGATACTGAGGACGCGGACGAGGACGTTTTCTTCCACATGGAAGACGTTGGCGGCCCGGACCTCGAGGAAGGCACAGAGATCGAATTCGACATCGAACAGGCCCCCAAGGGCCCCCGCGCCACCAACGTCACCCGCCTGTAATACGGCTTCTTGCGTTCGGTAACGGGTTTCACATTCGACTATACATTCTTCGGCAGGCTTCATCGGATAGCGGTAGCGACGGTCGTTCGTCGACCGGAGTTAGCGCTCGTGTCTGGATCTAAATAGAGTTTCGCTAACTGGTAGTTCACTATCGGTCATATTCGGAGCCCTAATTGGCCGGTCGGCTCGATTCGAGAGCGGGCGGCGGGTTTCAGGTGTGTCATTTGTAGCCACCCCTTACTGCCAGCGACCGATCCAATTCGTCCGCTTATCTGAGTTAGTCCCCCGAAACGACCGAGAAACAGTTGATACGCGAACGATAACAAATAGTCGAACAGTCCGTGTGTCGGTGTGGTTGCAAAATGGACGATCTGACCGGATTTCAACGCGATCTTCTGTACGTGATCGCCGGGGCCGACCAGCCGTCTGGCCAAGAAGTCAAAGACGAAGTCGAGAAGTATTACAACAGTGAAATCAATCACGGCCGGCTGTATCCCAATCTCGACACGCTCGTCAACAAAGAGCTCGTCGAGAAAGGGCAGCTCGATCGGCGAACGAACTACTACGCCATCAGCGACGAAGGGCGGTCGGCGATCGAACAGCGCCGCGAGTGGGAACGGCAGTACATCGACTGACCGTCTCCTAACTCCCAGTTCTGAACCGCACGCGCGCCGCGGGGGCTCGACGAGCGCCGCTTGTCGGTCCTCTCACGGCGCCGTGGCACGCAGGACGGCCGCCGAGCCTCGAGTCCCGGTCACTCCCGGCCCGCTCGGGCTCGGCGTTTCGGCCGCGCTCACACGTCAGTGACCCGTATCTCGATCTCGTCGCCGACGTCGTGAAGCGAGACGTGCGTGCCGTCGATCACGAACGAAACCGTCGTCGCCGCGTTCTGGTTGAACCGAAACAGTCGCTCGAGAGCGTCCGGATTGATGACCTCGTACAGCGTGAAATCCGCCTCCACGAGGTCGATGTCCTGATGGGCCTCGATCGCACCCAGGACGGCCTCGCTCAGCGTCCGGTCCTCGTCCGGACTGAACATCGTGTCGCCACTTCCCTGATAGGTTTGATTGTCGGTAGACATGGATAAGATGCAACGCCCGTCGTACGTAAACGTGCCCACGGCACCTGCCTGCCCTATTGCGATTGGTGATATGGGCTGGAGCCGACAGTTCGAACGGTCGGCGGAAACGGGCATCGGTACGATCTCGAATCGGTGACATAACCCGCCACTCAGAATCCGTATTCAACTGCCGCCCTCGAGTGAACCGGTATCGTGTCTACGACCCCGCTCAGTTCGGGCCGATGGTCGGTGCAGTCAGTCATCGCACGAAGCGTCCGGCTATGGGGCCGCTCGATCGAGATTGTACGTTCGGTCTCTATCGGGCTCTATCGGTTGACAGCGCGTCATTATACACCGGATAAGAAAAGTGGGAGAGTGGTATCGCCAGTGTGGTACACCGATGACTGACCGACTATCTCGGCGAACTATACTCGGTATCACTAGCGGTGCAATTGGGTCTGGGATCGCCGGTTGCTTGACAGGAAACAATCAGGAAGACGACACAACCGGTCACGACCACACCGATAATCACAGTGACGAGGGGGATCACAACGAGTCTCAAGACGAGGAGACGCACAGCCACGGACACGGTGGGGAACTCGACAGCCCGTCGGCGGAAGCCGAGGTAACGATGGCAACTACCGAGTCGGGGGCTCACTTCGAACCGCACGTCGTCTGGATCGAGACGGGAGGAAGGGTTACCTGGATCAACGAGAGCGGCAGTCACTCGACGACCGCCTATCACCCGGACAACGAGGAACCACAGCTCGTCCCCGACGAGGCAGCCGCCTGGGATAGCGGCGTTCTTTCAGCGCAGGAAGCAACCTTCGACCACACGTTCGAAACGGAGGGTGTGTATCACTATTACTGCACCCCCCACGAGACAGCTGGGATGATCGGGAGCGTCATCGTCGGCCAGCCCGATCTAGAAACCCAACCTGCGCTAGAGGAACCGCCTTCGGAGAAGGCCGAGTCCGTTCGTGAAAAACTTACGGGGTTGAACGACACGATAAGGGGCGCACTCGACAACGATCGTAGTGAGAGTGACCAGAACGAGACCGAGAGTCATGACGAACACGATCACTAACGTCGGTCTGAAACGGGCAGAACGCTGACGGAGCTGCGCAACTGCACAGACGGCTTGCGTTGTTCGCCGTCGTCTAGTTCGAATCGTCAGCGGTCTACTGCGCGAGGCTCGCGTCTGCTCGCCTTGCTCCATGGGCCCTGACGGATTCGAACCATCGACCACTCGGTATCCCACACGACCTCACACTGGTGGGGTCGCGTTATGAGCCGAGCGCTCTAACCAGACTGAGCTAAGGGCCCTTTCACTCGAGCAAAAACGTGCGTGGTAATTAACGCTTGCTGTCCGTTTCGCCCGCGAGCGGGCCGGCGCCTACGCGGTCAGCGCCTCGAGTTCCTCGTCGCTCAGTTCCGCTTCCAGCTCCGCCTCGTCGTGGGACTCGAGGACGTCCGCCCGCTCCTCTGCGTCGAGTTCGGTGACAGATTCGAAGTGGTGACACATAGCACTCGAAGCTACGCGCGTGGCGCCAATAAGAATTGGTTCAGGGAATCCGACCGGTCGCTCACTCCCCGTAATCCGCGAGCGTCTGGTCGTTTGTCCCGGTTCGGTGGCGCGTCGCCAGGCCCGCGAGGTGGGGCGCTTCGGGGACGATCAATTCCTCGCAGGCGGTCTCACAGGCGCTCGTGCTCCCGGGGAGACAGAACACCGGCGTGTCGACGGCGATTCCCGCTCTCGCGCGCGAGGCCATCGCGCGGGTGCCGACCTCCTCCCACGAAAGCATCCGGAACAGTTCGCCGAAGCCGGGCAGATCGCGTTCGAACAGGGAGGCCGTCGCCTCGGGCGAGACGTCGTCGGCGGTGACGCCCGTCCCGCCGGTCGTGAGCACGACGTCGATATCCGGCCGGGCGACCAGTCCGCGGACGGCGGTTCGAATCGCGGAGTAGTCGTCCCGGACCAACAGCCGCTCCTGAACCTCGTGACCCGCGTCCTCGAAGCACTCCTGGATCGTGTCCCCGCCCGGGTCGTCGGGATCGGCCTCGTCAGCCTGCGCGCGCGAACTCGAGACCGTGACGATGCCGACGTAGAGGGGATCGATGACGTCGTGGCCGTGGTCGTCCGTGCTCCGACGGTCGTCTCTATCGGTTGTCATACGCTGTCGTCCACGCCGGAGGGCGTTAATCCCTCGGCTCGCCGCGGGATGTTGCCTCGAGTGTGACGCGGTTGGGGTCGTTACTCGTCGCTCGAGACCGTCACCGACTCGCCCATCCCCGTCGGCGCGGAGTTCTCGAACGTCGACCAGTCGGCGTCCATCTCGGCGTTGGTCAGCAGACAGTCGTCGAGGCGGGCCTGCAGGTCGTCCATCGAGAGGTCGCGGCCGATCAGGGCGAGTCGCGTCTCGCGGTCGCCCCACTCCTCGTCCCACGAGAGGTCGTCCTGGGCCTCTCGGTACTGATCCTGGCGCTCTTCGGAGAGGCTGGCGATCCAGCGGCCCGTCACCTCGAGGGTCGTCGCCGTCCCGGCGTAACTCATCGTGATCGCCTGCCGTTCGCGGCCGGCGATCCAACACAGTCCCTTCGCGCGGACGAGACCGGCGGGCAGGTCGGCGAGCAGCGCCTCGAAGCGTTCGGGGTGGAACGGCCGCCGCCGGTGGTACGTGTCGACCTCGATCCCGTAGCGTTCCGGCGGGTGTGCGTGGTCGTGGTCGTGATTGTGGTCGTCGACGTCTGCGTCGGCCTCAATCGCTCGCTTCCAGCCCGCCGACTCGGCCGCGGCCTCGAGGTCGAAGCGCCCGCTCTCGAGCAGCGCGTCGGGATCGAGCGATCCGTATTCGGTTGTGACGATCTCGGCGCGAGGCTGGAGCATCTCGAGGATTCCGATGACGCGCTCGCGTTCGACGTCCGAGACGAGGTCGCACTTGTTGACGACCAGCAGGTCGCAGAACTCGACCTGTTCGAGCAGCAGGTCCCCGAGCGGTCGGCTGCCGGTCTCGTCGGGACCCTGTCGTTCGGGCCGCTCGGGCGGGTCGTCTCCCGCGACGGCCGCGTCGTCGGTCGCCCCGTCGACCGCGCCGGCGGCCGCGAACCGATCGTGGAACCGCCGGGCGTCGACCACGGTGACGACCGCGTCGAGGTCGTAGGGGCCGCCCGCGGGGCCGCGGACGAACTGCCGGGCGATCGGCTCCGGTTCGCCGACGCCGGAGGCCTCGACGACGAGGTACTCGAAGTCGTGTTCCTTCCACAGTTGGATGACCGATCGGGAGAGTTCGCCGCCGAGGCTACAGCAGATACAGCCGTTCTCGAGAGCGACGACCTCTTCGCCGGTCCGCAAGTCGGTGCGTGCTTCGACGAGATCGGCGTCGACGTTGACACTGCCGACGTCGTTGACCAGCACGGCGATCTCACGGTCGGTCGACTCGAGTAGGGCCGACAGGAGGGTCGTCTTGCCGGCGCCGAGTTCGCCACAGAGGACGGTGACGGGAACGCTCATGTCTCGTCAACGAGCGCGAGTTCACGTCGGTCTTCCGATCCGAACGGATCGGGGTAGGCATCCCAGTCGTCGTCCATCTCGGCGTCGGTCAGCAGGCAGTCCTCGAGACGCTCGATCAGGGTCTCCTCGTCGAAGTCGCGACCGATGAAGACGAGGCTCGTCCCTCGGTCGCCCCATTCTTCGTCCCAGTCGTCTTTCAGACCTGGTCGCGCGGCGAAGAACTGCTCGCGCTCTTCCTCGGGAAGGGAAGCCAACCACTGTCCCGTTGGACCGGCCCGGACCGACGTGCCGGCCTTGTCGACCCCCATCGCGACGTCCTCGCGGCCGGCGCTCCAGAAGAAGCCCTTCGCGCGGACGAGTTCCGCGGGCAGGTTGGCGAGCAGCGCCGCGATGCGTTCGGGGTGAAACGGCCGATCGCGCTTGTAAGCGAACGACGTGACCCCGTGTTCCGCCTGCGGGTCGTGGTGGTCATGCTCGTGCTGGAGCTCGCGCTTCCAGCCCGCCGACGCCTGCGCGCGCTCGAAGTCGAACCGGTCGGTGTCGAGGATGTCGGCCGGATCGACGTCGCCAAACTCGGTCCGAACGATCTCCGCTCGGGGCTGCAGGCGCTCGAGGACGGCCTCGATTTCCGTGAGCGCGTCGTCGGGGACGAGGTCGCACTTGTTCAGCAAGAGGACGTCGCAGAACTCGATCTGTTCGAGGAGAACCGCTTCGGGCACGCGGCCGGCGTCGGCCGCAGGTTGCTGCGCCGCGAGTGCGCCGCCGGTGTCGAACGACTCCCAGATGCTGTAGGCGTCGACGACGGTGACCATCGTATCCAGTTCGTAGGTGTCGGTCGGATCGAAGTCGGCGTCCTCGAACCCCATCGCGAACGTCTGGGCGACCGGGATCGGCTCTGAGATTCCCGAGGATTCGACCAGGAGGTAGTCGAACTCGAGGCGGTCGGCCAGTCGACCCACTTCCTCGAGCATGTCTCCGCGCAGCCGACAGCAGATACAGCCGTTCGAGAGTTCGACGATCTCCTCGTCGCCGCCCAGGTCGGTCTGTCGGGCGACGTGTTCGGCGTCGACGTTGACGTCGCCCATGTCGTTGACGACGACGGCCGCCTCGAAGTCGTGGTCGGCGGTCAGCACGTGGTTGAGAACGGTCGTCTTACCGGCGCCGAGTGGGCCGCTCAGGACGGTCACGGGAATGCGGTCAGTCATGAGTCGATTGCGAATATGGTCTGTCGGGTTAATAACATTAGCTATTACGCAACTGGTGCGAAGATCATAACAAATATTATTATTCTTCTATTCGATTTTCATATCGGAAATGCCCATCGTCAGCGTCTCGATGCCTGCAGATTTGATCGACCGACTCGACGCCCACGCCGCCGATCACGACTACACAGGCCGCAGCGAGGTCGTCCGCGAGAGCGCGCGGACGCTACTCGGGGAGTTCGAGGACGACCGCCTCGAGGGCCGACCCCTCGCTGGCGTCGTCAGCGTCTTCTACGAGTTCGGCAGTCAGCGCGTCGAATGCCGCGTGACCGAACTGCGCCACGAGTACGACGACGTCGTCGCTTCGAACGACCACGGCCACGTCGGTGATGGCTGTGGCTGTCCGTCGTGCGACACGAGCCGCGACTCGGAATCGCGGTCGGAACCCGGATACTGCGTCGACCTGTTCGTCCTCGAGGGCGACCTCGAGACGCTGTCGGCGTTCGTCGGCACCCTCCGCGCGATCGAGGCCGTCGATCGCGTCGACTACTCGCTGGCTCCACTGAATTCGATCGGCCAGCTCCGGGACGGCTGAGACTGACCGCTATCGTTATCGGGGCCGCCGGAGGTCGGCGAGTCGCTCCTCGAGCAGGTAGTCCTCCGCCCAGTTGATTCCGGCGCGCCGCCCGCTCTTCGGCTCGCGGAATCGAATCTCCATCTTCCCGTCCGTTGCGTCCGAAACCGGAACCAGATACCGGGAGTCGGTGATCGGATCGTAGACCGCGAAGTACTCCGCGCGTCCGCGGTAGGCCTCGCGGCTGTAGTCGTTGCCACGCCGCGTGGCGACCGTTCCGAACGCGACCGTCCCCTCGCTCTTTCGATAGGCCGTCTTGCACTGAATACGGTGGAACTGCCCGCCGACCTCGACGACGAGGTCGTACGGCTCGTCTGCGGTCGGGACGAGGACGAGAATATCGCGCACCGCGAACGCTGCCCGGATGATCGCTTCGGTCGCGCGACCGCGCTTCTGTGGCTGCTCGAGGTTCTCGTAACGCGTGGTTCGGTCCGACACGGACGGTCTGGCCGCTCGATCGGATATAAACAACAGGCCGCGGAGACGAAATTGCGAGCTGTGCATTCGAATCCGGCGCGGTCGCGCTTACGAAACTCGGAGTCGTGCAGTGCTATCGCTCCTCGAGAGTAATGTTCGAAAAACAGCACGCACGGAACGCTACTCGTTCCGGTCTACACGAGAATTCCGACGAAATTTACGAGCGCCGAAGCCAGGACTCGAACAGGTGCGAGACGTTCCAGGTCGCTCACTGCGTTCGCTCCCGGGCCTGCGACTCGCGTGTTCGAGTCTGGCCCATCTCGCTGTTTTTCTCATCGAGTTCGCTCGGAGCAATCACTCCTCGAGAGTAATGTTCGAAAAACAGCACGCTCGGAACACTACTCGTTCCGGTCTACACGAGAATTCCGACGAAATTTACGAGCGCCGAAGCCAGGACTCGAACCTGGGACAACCTCGTTAACAGCGAGGTGCTCTACCATCTGAGCTACTTCGGCCCATCTTCTGATAGCCGGGTGTATTTGATAGGGCTTTCGTTTTCGCTTCCGGCGGTTCGACACCCTTTCACGCACCGCTCGAGTAGCCCCACCCGATGAGCGAGGAGGACGCCGAGAGCGACGAGCACGGGACCAGCGGGACGTTCGACGAGCACGGCTCGCGTACCGACGGGGAGCGCGACGACCTCGAGACGGTCGTCGCCGCGGTTCGCGAGCGAATCGAACCCGACACCGAGGAGCGCGACCGCCTCCGGACGATCGCCGACCGACTCATCGAGCGCGCCGAGACCGCCGCGACCGAGCGCTGTCCCGACGCCGACGTGATGCAGGTCGGCTCTACTGCCAGAAACACCTGGATCAGCGGCGATCGGGACATCGACATCTTCGTGCGCTTCCCGCCGGAACTCGACCGCGAGACCTTAGAGCGCTACGGCCTCGAGGTCGGCCACGAAACGCTCCCCGAGGGCCACGAGGAGTACGCCGAACACCCCTACGTCAAGGGGACCGTCGAGGGGTTCGACGTCGACGTCGTCCCCTGTTTCCGTCTCGAGTCGGCGACGGAAATTCGATCGGCCGTCGACAGAACGCCCTTCCACACCAGCTACTTACAGGCGCGACTCGACGACGAACTGACCGCCGACGTCCGGCTCGCCAAGCAGTTCCTCAAGGGGATCGGCGCCTACGGAAGCGACCTCCGCACACGGGGCTTTAGCGGCTATCTCACCGAACTCCTCGTCGTCGAGTACGGCGGGTTTCGCGGCCTGCTCGAGGCCGCGGCCGAGTGGCAGCCGCCGGTCGAACTCGATCCCGAAGACCACGGCCAAGAAACGTTCGACGATCCGCTGGTCGTCATCGACCCTACCGATCCCGAACGCAACGTCGCCGCCGTCTGTGCCGCCGAGAACGTTGCTCGCCTCCAGCATTACGCTCGCAGGTTTCTCGAGGATCCCCGTACCGGGGTGTTCGAGTCCGACGACCCCGGTTCGCTCGACGAGACGGCGCTGCGCGCGCACCTCGAGCGGCGGGGCACCACACCCGTCGCGGTCCGATTCCAGGCGCCCGACCTCGTCGAGGATCAACTCTATCCGCAGCTTCGAAAATCGCTCGAGGGGATCACGACCGGCCTCGACGACCGCGGCTTCGACATCTTCCGGGCAACGACGTTCGCCGACGACGCCGCGGTGATCCTCGCCGAACTCGCGGTCGCGGACCGGCCCGCCGTCGAGCGCCACGACGGGCCGCCGATCCACGTCCGGAGTCACGCCGACGGGTTCTACGAGGCCTACGCCGACGATCCCGACGCCTACGGCCCCTTCATCGACGGCGACCGGTACGTCACCGAACGCCCCCGCGAGTTCACCACGGCTCGCGGATTCCTCGAGAGCGATCGACTCTTTGACGTCGGGCTCGGCGCCCACGTCGAGACGGCCCTCGAGGATGAGTACGAGGTGCTGGTCGGCGACGAGATCGCAGCGCTGTGCGAGGCGTTCGG
This genomic window from Haloterrigena salifodinae contains:
- a CDS encoding aminopeptidase; this translates as MDERVREHADVLVDWSARVEAGDDVVLSVGPDAHELAVAVAEKLGERGANLLSTYSSGEITRAYLRAHEGEFDENPAHELALVEHADVYLSLGGGRNTSATADVPGERRRAYNNARTDIRETRLGTRWVSTVHPTRSLAQQANMAYEEYQEFAYDAILRDWESLAEEMARMKDLLDAGDEVRLVSSGTDLTMQIDDRTAVNSAASVAYDSHNLPSGEVFTAPYATEGEVTFDVPMTLRGESVRGVRLAFEDGAVVDYDAEQGANVIGEILETDDSARRLGELGIGMNRGIDRYTDNILLDEKMGDTIHLALGRAYDANLPEGESGNDSAVHVDLITDMSEDSRLEIDGEVVQRNGRFQWE
- a CDS encoding cold-shock protein, which translates into the protein MAKGNVDFFNDTGGYGFIDTEDADEDVFFHMEDVGGPDLEEGTEIEFDIEQAPKGPRATNVTRL
- a CDS encoding PadR family transcriptional regulator, yielding MDDLTGFQRDLLYVIAGADQPSGQEVKDEVEKYYNSEINHGRLYPNLDTLVNKELVEKGQLDRRTNYYAISDEGRSAIEQRREWERQYID
- a CDS encoding HalOD1 output domain-containing protein gives rise to the protein MSTDNQTYQGSGDTMFSPDEDRTLSEAVLGAIEAHQDIDLVEADFTLYEVINPDALERLFRFNQNAATTVSFVIDGTHVSLHDVGDEIEIRVTDV
- a CDS encoding cupredoxin domain-containing protein, yielding MTDRLSRRTILGITSGAIGSGIAGCLTGNNQEDDTTGHDHTDNHSDEGDHNESQDEETHSHGHGGELDSPSAEAEVTMATTESGAHFEPHVVWIETGGRVTWINESGSHSTTAYHPDNEEPQLVPDEAAAWDSGVLSAQEATFDHTFETEGVYHYYCTPHETAGMIGSVIVGQPDLETQPALEEPPSEKAESVREKLTGLNDTIRGALDNDRSESDQNETESHDEHDH
- a CDS encoding MogA/MoaB family molybdenum cofactor biosynthesis protein; this encodes MTTDRDDRRSTDDHGHDVIDPLYVGIVTVSSSRAQADEADPDDPGGDTIQECFEDAGHEVQERLLVRDDYSAIRTAVRGLVARPDIDVVLTTGGTGVTADDVSPEATASLFERDLPGFGELFRMLSWEEVGTRAMASRARAGIAVDTPVFCLPGSTSACETACEELIVPEAPHLAGLATRHRTGTNDQTLADYGE
- a CDS encoding CobW family GTP-binding protein gives rise to the protein MSVPVTVLCGELGAGKTTLLSALLESTDREIAVLVNDVGSVNVDADLVEARTDLRTGEEVVALENGCICCSLGGELSRSVIQLWKEHDFEYLVVEASGVGEPEPIARQFVRGPAGGPYDLDAVVTVVDARRFHDRFAAAGAVDGATDDAAVAGDDPPERPERQGPDETGSRPLGDLLLEQVEFCDLLVVNKCDLVSDVERERVIGILEMLQPRAEIVTTEYGSLDPDALLESGRFDLEAAAESAGWKRAIEADADVDDHNHDHDHAHPPERYGIEVDTYHRRRPFHPERFEALLADLPAGLVRAKGLCWIAGRERQAITMSYAGTATTLEVTGRWIASLSEERQDQYREAQDDLSWDEEWGDRETRLALIGRDLSMDDLQARLDDCLLTNAEMDADWSTFENSAPTGMGESVTVSSDE
- a CDS encoding GTP-binding protein encodes the protein MTDRIPVTVLSGPLGAGKTTVLNHVLTADHDFEAAVVVNDMGDVNVDAEHVARQTDLGGDEEIVELSNGCICCRLRGDMLEEVGRLADRLEFDYLLVESSGISEPIPVAQTFAMGFEDADFDPTDTYELDTMVTVVDAYSIWESFDTGGALAAQQPAADAGRVPEAVLLEQIEFCDVLLLNKCDLVPDDALTEIEAVLERLQPRAEIVRTEFGDVDPADILDTDRFDFERAQASAGWKRELQHEHDHHDPQAEHGVTSFAYKRDRPFHPERIAALLANLPAELVRAKGFFWSAGREDVAMGVDKAGTSVRAGPTGQWLASLPEEEREQFFAARPGLKDDWDEEWGDRGTSLVFIGRDFDEETLIERLEDCLLTDAEMDDDWDAYPDPFGSEDRRELALVDET
- a CDS encoding CopG family ribbon-helix-helix protein translates to MPIVSVSMPADLIDRLDAHAADHDYTGRSEVVRESARTLLGEFEDDRLEGRPLAGVVSVFYEFGSQRVECRVTELRHEYDDVVASNDHGHVGDGCGCPSCDTSRDSESRSEPGYCVDLFVLEGDLETLSAFVGTLRAIEAVDRVDYSLAPLNSIGQLRDG
- a CDS encoding group I intron-associated PD-(D/E)XK endonuclease, which produces MSDRTTRYENLEQPQKRGRATEAIIRAAFAVRDILVLVPTADEPYDLVVEVGGQFHRIQCKTAYRKSEGTVAFGTVATRRGNDYSREAYRGRAEYFAVYDPITDSRYLVPVSDATDGKMEIRFREPKSGRRAGINWAEDYLLEERLADLRRPR
- the cca gene encoding CCA tRNA nucleotidyltransferase, encoding MSEEDAESDEHGTSGTFDEHGSRTDGERDDLETVVAAVRERIEPDTEERDRLRTIADRLIERAETAATERCPDADVMQVGSTARNTWISGDRDIDIFVRFPPELDRETLERYGLEVGHETLPEGHEEYAEHPYVKGTVEGFDVDVVPCFRLESATEIRSAVDRTPFHTSYLQARLDDELTADVRLAKQFLKGIGAYGSDLRTRGFSGYLTELLVVEYGGFRGLLEAAAEWQPPVELDPEDHGQETFDDPLVVIDPTDPERNVAAVCAAENVARLQHYARRFLEDPRTGVFESDDPGSLDETALRAHLERRGTTPVAVRFQAPDLVEDQLYPQLRKSLEGITTGLDDRGFDIFRATTFADDAAVILAELAVADRPAVERHDGPPIHVRSHADGFYEAYADDPDAYGPFIDGDRYVTERPREFTTARGFLESDRLFDVGLGAHVETALEDEYEVLVGDEIAALCEAFGRELARYFEPRP